A region from the Halobacteriovorax sp. JY17 genome encodes:
- a CDS encoding single-stranded DNA-binding protein — translation MNTNIMQLFVGRLGKEPDLRYTKNKKAVCHLSIATTNDEKKIIWNKVVVWGKQAELCSLYLKKGKEVFVQGYKEIREFTTNDGEVKEYEEITASLIGFPNL, via the coding sequence ATGAATACAAATATAATGCAATTGTTTGTTGGCCGATTAGGGAAAGAGCCTGATCTAAGATATACAAAAAATAAAAAGGCAGTCTGTCATTTGTCGATAGCAACTACTAATGATGAGAAAAAGATCATTTGGAATAAAGTCGTTGTTTGGGGAAAGCAGGCTGAACTTTGTAGTTTATATCTTAAAAAAGGCAAAGAAGTTTTCGTTCAGGGTTATAAAGAAATTAGAGAATTTACGACTAATGATGGAGAGGTCAAAGAATATGAGGAGATTACAGCGAGCCTAATTGGTTTTCCTAATTTATAA
- a CDS encoding helix-turn-helix domain-containing protein, with amino-acid sequence MNSVKDINKSWLSTDEAAKYLGKTRNAIWQLVSKGLLIKRKWGRRLYFKKLELDQLIENSLI; translated from the coding sequence TTGAATAGTGTCAAAGATATTAATAAGTCTTGGTTATCTACAGATGAAGCAGCGAAGTACCTTGGTAAGACTCGAAATGCCATCTGGCAATTAGTGAGTAAAGGACTTCTTATAAAGAGAAAATGGGGAAGAAGGCTATATTTTAAAAAATTAGAATTGGATCAATTGATTGAAAATTCTTTGATTTAA